The following are encoded in a window of Pristis pectinata isolate sPriPec2 chromosome 1, sPriPec2.1.pri, whole genome shotgun sequence genomic DNA:
- the bbs5 gene encoding Bardet-Biedl syndrome 5 protein homolog, producing the protein MVPVLDALWEDRDVRFDISPQQMKMRSGEVLIDCLDAIEDTKGNNGDKGRLLVSNLRIIWHSLAIPRVNLSVGYNCILNITTRTANSKLRGQTEALYILTKSNNTRFEFIFTSVVPGSPRLFTTVIAVHRAYETSKIYRDLKLRGALIQNKQLRLLPQEQVYDKINGVWNLSSDQGNLGTFFITNVRIVWHANMNDSFNVSIPYLQIRSIKIRDSKFGLALVIESSQQSGGYVLGFKIDPVEKLQEAVKEINSLHKVYSACPIFGVQYEMEEKPQPLEDLTVEQVQDDVEIEPEGPTDAFVAYFADTNKQQDREPVYSEELGLAIEKLKDGFTLQSLWEVMG; encoded by the exons acAAATGAAGATGAGATCTGGAGAGGTCCTAATTGACTGTTTGGATGCCATTGAAGATACTAAAGGAAATAATGGAGATAAAG gtagACTGCTTGTGTCTAATTTGCGAATTATCTGGCATTCACTGGCTATTCCACGAGTTAACTTAT CTGTTGGCTACAACTGCATTTTAAATATCACAACAAGAACTGCCAATTCG AAACTCCGTGGTCAAACTGAAGCGCTTTACATCCTGACCAAAAGCAACAACACACGATTTGAGTTCATCTTTACCAGTGTGGTTCCAGGAAGCCCTCGGCTATTCACCACTGTCATTGCTGTACACAG GGCATATGAGACATCAAAAATTTATAGAGATCTTAAATTAAGAGGAGCTCTCATCCAAAACAAGCAGTTAAGACTTCTACCACAGGAACAGGTTTATGACAAAATTAATGGTGTTTGGAATCTATCAAGTGATCAG GGCAATCTGGGAACtttttttattacaaatgtaCGGATAGTATGGCACGCGAACATGAATGATAGTTTCAATGTTAGCATTCCCTATCTACAAATT CGGTCTATAAAGATCAGGGACTCAAAATTTGGCCTAGCACTTGTAATAGAAAGCTCACAACAG AGTGGAGGATACGTGCTTGGTTTTAAAATTGATCCCGTGGAGAAACTTCAAGAGGCTGTTAAAGAGATAAATTCTTTGCATAAAGTTTACTCCGCCTGTCCAATCTTTGGGGTCCAATATGAAATGGAGGAAAAG CCTCAGCCACTTGAGGACCTGACAGTTGAGCAAGTTCAAGATGATGTTGAAATTGAACCAGAAGGACCAACTGATGCTTTCGTG GCTTATTTTGCAGACACGAATAAG caACAAGACCGTGAACCAGTTTATTCTGAGGAACTGGGACTGGCAATCGAGAAATTGAAAGATGGCTTCACTCTTCAAAGTCTTTGGGAAGTGATGGGTTGA